The following proteins are encoded in a genomic region of Desulfobacterales bacterium:
- a CDS encoding MFS transporter — translation MKNENHSETVFTSGAGIRQGSYLILTCFFFAHATFHFMSQSFSVMLPAVKTSFGISPIQLGAIMTAHELAAGLSSLPGGILSDYLRRHRALLMAACMVVFGLGWLLISVAPFYGFVLVGMIILAIAGSIWHLPSLAELGLQFSNHRGAALAIHGSGGSMGDIFGPVLTGLLLGFISWQSILSMYFIVPLIMAGWIYYTFFIIDKTKNKTPESHVEKKADFKEQLAITKDILKRTHLWRVNFVAGFRGMCFAVIVTFLPLFMKEQLGFSSKSIGFHFGLLWAIGIVASPLMGHLSDRWGRKQVLVPALLYSCLLITLMAFFGKGAIFTLLIVLLGFSIRSDYSLVSATILDIAGNRVATTILGVQSLTRYLMGAVSPLIAGALYQYSGMRATLLYVAVLFACAAFIFSTVDLGQKAEMS, via the coding sequence ATGAAAAACGAAAACCATTCTGAGACTGTTTTCACTAGCGGCGCCGGCATCAGACAGGGAAGCTATCTGATACTGACCTGTTTTTTCTTTGCCCACGCAACGTTTCATTTTATGTCGCAAAGTTTTTCCGTCATGCTCCCGGCGGTCAAAACCAGTTTTGGAATCAGCCCGATTCAGCTGGGCGCCATTATGACCGCCCATGAATTGGCTGCCGGCCTGTCGTCTCTGCCGGGCGGCATCCTGTCCGATTACCTGCGCCGGCATCGCGCCCTGCTGATGGCGGCCTGCATGGTTGTTTTCGGTCTTGGCTGGCTGCTGATCAGTGTTGCGCCGTTTTATGGTTTTGTTCTTGTGGGCATGATCATCCTGGCCATTGCCGGTTCGATCTGGCACCTGCCCTCTTTGGCCGAGCTCGGGTTGCAGTTTTCAAATCATCGCGGCGCCGCCCTTGCGATTCACGGCTCCGGCGGCAGTATGGGAGATATTTTCGGGCCGGTCTTAACCGGACTCCTTCTCGGCTTTATTTCCTGGCAAAGCATCCTGTCCATGTACTTCATCGTTCCGCTGATCATGGCCGGTTGGATTTATTATACCTTTTTTATAATTGATAAAACAAAAAATAAAACGCCGGAATCACATGTTGAAAAAAAAGCTGATTTTAAAGAGCAGCTGGCCATTACAAAAGATATTCTGAAACGAACCCATCTCTGGCGGGTGAACTTTGTGGCCGGATTCCGCGGCATGTGTTTCGCTGTAATCGTAACCTTTCTGCCCCTGTTTATGAAGGAGCAGCTCGGCTTTTCTTCAAAATCCATCGGATTTCATTTCGGCCTGCTCTGGGCCATCGGTATTGTGGCCAGCCCGCTGATGGGACACCTTTCCGATCGCTGGGGCAGAAAACAGGTGCTGGTGCCTGCGCTGCTCTACTCATGCCTGCTCATTACCCTGATGGCCTTTTTCGGCAAAGGCGCGATATTTACGCTCTTGATCGTTTTGCTGGGTTTCAGCATCCGCAGTGATTACTCCCTTGTGTCGGCCACAATCCTTGATATTGCCGGCAACCGTGTGGCAACAACCATCCTCGGGGTACAATCGCTGACCCGTTATCTGATGGGAGCTGTTTCTCCCTTAATTGCCGGGGCGCTCTATCAATACAGCGGCATGCGCGCGACCCTTTTATATGTCGCCGTGCTGTTTGCCTGTGCCGCCTTTATATTTTCCACCGTTGATTTAGGCCAAAAGGCTGAAATGAGCTGA
- a CDS encoding SLC13 family permease, with product MSALVVAFGPGVMPATNARALGLTIFTIGFWATGVLPEYLTSLVFFVLAMLFSVSPGYVVFSGFASSVVWLVFGGLLLGVAIKRTGLGERIANQLALKFGKTYGSIIIGMVVVGMALSFLIPATVSRVILLTPIASALAARFGFREGSKGYTGIIMAAVFGTFLPAFSVLPANAPNLVMAGSAETLYGITTIYGEYLWLHFPVLGLLKAVLLIGLILGLYPDTPRLNIPNEVSHTPLSVDEKRLAVILTLTIGFWLTDFWHHISPAWIGLSAGVVCLLPVFRLVPTEGFRHEVNYGTVFFLAGIIGFSAMLRDSGVGDHLAKFLLAVFPLAPDSPVLNYITIIIATFLTGIATTLPAVPAVLTPLAGQMAQAAALPVETVLMIQVIGFSLLLFPYQAPPVVLAIQMGGLKPKAVVHFLILVTIASGLFLLPINFLWWRFIGWI from the coding sequence ATGTCCGCCCTAGTGGTCGCCTTCGGCCCGGGCGTTATGCCGGCAACAAATGCCCGGGCATTGGGTCTGACCATTTTCACCATCGGATTTTGGGCAACCGGGGTTCTCCCCGAATATTTGACGTCGCTCGTTTTTTTCGTGCTGGCGATGCTTTTTTCCGTGTCGCCGGGCTATGTGGTGTTTTCCGGTTTTGCATCCTCGGTGGTGTGGCTGGTTTTCGGCGGGTTGCTGCTGGGAGTGGCGATCAAGCGAACCGGTTTGGGCGAACGCATTGCCAACCAACTGGCCTTGAAATTCGGTAAGACCTACGGCAGCATCATCATCGGGATGGTGGTGGTGGGGATGGCGCTCAGCTTCCTGATACCGGCGACGGTAAGCCGGGTGATACTCTTAACCCCGATTGCATCGGCGCTGGCAGCGCGGTTTGGCTTTAGGGAGGGGTCTAAAGGGTATACGGGCATCATCATGGCGGCTGTTTTCGGTACGTTTTTGCCCGCCTTTTCCGTTCTTCCGGCCAATGCGCCCAATCTGGTCATGGCCGGTTCCGCCGAGACCCTCTATGGAATTACCACGATCTACGGTGAATATCTCTGGCTTCATTTTCCGGTGTTGGGGCTGCTCAAAGCCGTGTTGCTCATCGGACTGATCCTGGGGCTCTATCCCGACACCCCCCGTTTAAACATACCCAATGAAGTCAGCCATACGCCCCTGTCTGTTGATGAAAAAAGACTTGCCGTCATTTTAACACTTACCATCGGATTCTGGCTGACGGATTTCTGGCATCATATTTCGCCCGCCTGGATCGGGCTGTCTGCCGGGGTGGTCTGTCTGCTGCCCGTATTCAGACTGGTGCCGACAGAGGGGTTCAGGCACGAGGTCAACTACGGGACGGTGTTTTTTCTTGCCGGGATCATCGGGTTCAGCGCCATGCTGCGGGACTCAGGTGTCGGCGACCATCTTGCAAAATTTCTGCTGGCGGTATTCCCCCTTGCACCGGATTCGCCGGTGCTGAATTATATCACCATCATCATTGCAACGTTCTTAACCGGCATTGCAACCACCTTGCCGGCGGTGCCGGCGGTGTTGACGCCGCTGGCGGGCCAAATGGCCCAGGCCGCTGCCCTGCCGGTTGAAACCGTGTTAATGATTCAGGTCATCGGTTTTTCCCTATTGCTGTTTCCGTATCAGGCCCCCCCGGTAGTACTGGCAATTCAAATGGGCGGATTGAAACCCAAAGCCGTCGTTCATTTTTTAATTCTTGTGACAATTGCGAGCGGTTTGTTTTTGTTGCCGATTAATTTTCTGTGGTGGCGTTTTATAGGTTGGATTTAA
- a CDS encoding DUF6488 family protein produces the protein MIQFDNIIRHKATRIWLSVLFLFFTALAVAHGPKGHDEMEFSALMAVKKGVELYDRLVVSDKLDESWEIDLENLNVFKKTIDNQEGFVVKFSRAKGEPKSVYIFFSQKGEYMGSNFTGD, from the coding sequence ATGATTCAATTTGACAATATCATAAGACATAAAGCCACACGCATTTGGTTGAGTGTTTTGTTTTTATTCTTCACGGCCCTTGCGGTTGCCCATGGCCCCAAAGGCCATGATGAAATGGAATTTTCTGCCCTTATGGCTGTAAAAAAAGGGGTCGAACTCTACGATCGCCTGGTTGTCAGCGATAAGCTTGATGAAAGCTGGGAGATTGACCTGGAAAATCTAAACGTGTTCAAAAAAACCATCGACAATCAAGAAGGGTTCGTTGTAAAGTTCAGTCGCGCCAAAGGAGAACCCAAATCGGTCTATATCTTTTTTTCTCAAAAAGGCGAATACATGGGCTCGAATTTCACTGGAGATTAA
- a CDS encoding heavy metal translocating P-type ATPase → MAEQNVSLPITGMTCANCAANIERGFKKLNGIKAAAVNFASEQAAVTFDPVKLQVKDIVENIHKSGYAVATAKVELPITGMTCANCAGNIERALNRKVPGVLNAAVNFASERASVEYLPSLATVDDIIGAIQKAGYGAIAPDDLMDGEDAEQAARNAEIRDQTRKFIAGAVFALPLFTLSMLRDFNLIGPWGHAAWVNWLFLFLATPVQFYTGWDYYVGGIKSLRNKSANMDVLIALGSSVAYFYSLAVLLLPHVGEHVYFETSAVIITLIKLGKLLEVRTKGKTGGAIRKLMGLQPKTATVIVNGDEQEIPLTRVKADDTVIVRPGEKIPVDGVVLEGLSAVDESMLSGEPIPVDKNPGDKVVGGTINGHGLIKFKATRVGKETALAQIIKLVQEAQGSKAPIQAIADRVSAIFVPTVIAIAVITFGLWWGITGDFVPAMIRMVAVLVIACPCALGLATPTAIMAGTGKGAENGILFKKGEALENATKLDTIVLDKTGTITIGKPAVADVLSFDPVYQTPESFLKLAASLERGSEHPLGKAIVNEAKSKGLKLWDPEGFKASGGFGVEARVDGHSVKLGKPKWFDELNIDISQAKDKIESLQGEGKTVMVLVREDALSGLIAVSDMLKPESAEAIRQLHEQNLKVVMLTGDNIQTAKAIALQVHIDEIFAEVRPEEKSLKIKELQNKKENVGMVGDGINDAPALAQADIGIAIGTGTDVAIESGDVILSSGSLTGVSKAIALSRKTMRTIRQNLFLAFFYNVVLIPVAAGVLAPFAFFPMALKQLHPILAALAMAMSSISVVSNSLRLYRAKIE, encoded by the coding sequence ATGGCGGAACAGAATGTATCTTTGCCGATAACCGGAATGACGTGTGCCAATTGTGCTGCCAATATCGAAAGAGGGTTTAAAAAGCTTAACGGCATTAAAGCGGCGGCGGTAAATTTTGCATCCGAACAGGCCGCTGTTACATTTGATCCGGTAAAGCTGCAGGTGAAAGATATTGTCGAAAATATTCATAAATCCGGATATGCTGTGGCAACGGCAAAAGTAGAACTGCCGATAACCGGCATGACCTGCGCCAATTGTGCGGGCAACATAGAAAGGGCCCTGAACCGGAAGGTGCCCGGCGTTTTAAATGCGGCGGTGAATTTTGCATCCGAAAGAGCGTCCGTCGAATATCTGCCGTCGCTGGCGACCGTGGATGATATCATCGGCGCTATTCAAAAGGCCGGCTATGGGGCCATTGCCCCGGACGACCTTATGGACGGTGAAGATGCCGAACAGGCCGCCCGAAACGCCGAGATAAGAGACCAGACCCGTAAGTTTATTGCCGGCGCCGTATTTGCGCTGCCGCTGTTTACCCTGAGCATGCTGCGGGATTTTAATCTGATCGGCCCCTGGGGTCATGCCGCCTGGGTCAACTGGCTGTTCCTGTTCCTGGCCACCCCGGTCCAGTTTTATACGGGCTGGGATTATTATGTCGGTGGGATCAAGAGTCTCAGAAACAAGAGCGCCAATATGGATGTTCTCATCGCGCTGGGGTCTTCCGTGGCTTATTTTTATTCGCTGGCTGTTTTACTGCTTCCGCACGTCGGCGAGCATGTCTATTTTGAAACATCCGCCGTCATCATCACCCTGATCAAACTGGGTAAGCTTCTCGAAGTTCGCACAAAGGGCAAAACCGGCGGAGCGATTCGAAAGCTGATGGGCCTGCAGCCTAAAACGGCAACCGTCATCGTCAACGGCGACGAACAGGAAATTCCCCTTACCCGTGTCAAGGCCGACGACACGGTCATTGTCCGGCCGGGTGAAAAGATACCGGTGGATGGGGTTGTATTGGAGGGTTTATCGGCCGTAGACGAATCCATGCTGAGCGGTGAACCGATTCCGGTGGACAAAAATCCTGGCGATAAAGTGGTGGGCGGTACGATCAACGGCCACGGGCTGATTAAATTTAAGGCAACCCGTGTCGGTAAGGAAACCGCTTTGGCCCAGATTATCAAACTGGTACAGGAGGCCCAGGGGAGTAAAGCACCCATCCAGGCAATAGCCGACCGGGTATCGGCCATTTTTGTTCCTACTGTTATCGCCATTGCGGTTATCACGTTCGGGTTGTGGTGGGGTATCACCGGTGACTTTGTACCGGCCATGATCCGGATGGTGGCTGTCCTGGTGATCGCGTGCCCGTGTGCGCTGGGTCTTGCCACGCCCACTGCCATCATGGCCGGAACCGGCAAGGGCGCTGAAAACGGGATCCTATTTAAAAAAGGGGAAGCCCTTGAAAACGCCACCAAGCTGGACACCATTGTACTGGATAAAACCGGCACCATCACCATTGGAAAGCCGGCAGTTGCCGATGTGCTTTCGTTTGATCCCGTGTACCAGACACCCGAATCATTTTTAAAACTGGCAGCCTCGCTGGAAAGAGGCTCTGAGCATCCGTTGGGCAAAGCCATTGTCAATGAAGCCAAGTCAAAGGGCCTCAAACTCTGGGACCCGGAGGGGTTCAAGGCCTCCGGCGGTTTCGGGGTAGAGGCGCGGGTTGACGGGCATTCCGTCAAGCTGGGAAAGCCCAAATGGTTCGATGAATTAAACATCGATATCAGCCAGGCAAAAGATAAAATCGAATCCCTGCAAGGGGAAGGAAAGACCGTGATGGTTCTCGTCCGTGAGGATGCCCTGTCAGGCCTGATAGCAGTTTCGGACATGTTAAAGCCGGAATCCGCAGAAGCTATCCGGCAGTTGCACGAGCAAAACCTGAAGGTGGTGATGCTGACCGGCGATAATATTCAGACCGCCAAGGCAATTGCCTTACAGGTTCACATCGATGAGATTTTTGCGGAAGTGCGGCCGGAGGAAAAATCCTTGAAAATCAAGGAGCTCCAGAATAAAAAAGAAAACGTCGGCATGGTGGGAGACGGCATCAACGATGCCCCGGCCCTGGCCCAGGCCGATATCGGCATCGCCATTGGTACCGGGACGGATGTGGCCATCGAATCCGGCGACGTGATCCTGTCCAGCGGCAGCCTGACCGGGGTATCCAAGGCCATCGCCCTCAGCCGCAAAACCATGCGCACCATCCGGCAGAATCTTTTCCTGGCATTCTTTTATAATGTTGTGCTGATTCCGGTGGCAGCCGGCGTCCTGGCGCCGTTTGCGTTTTTCCCCATGGCGCTAAAACAGCTTCATCCGATTCTCGCGGCCCTGGCAATGGCCATGAGCAGCATATCCGTGGTGTCTAACAGCTTAAGACTGTATCGAGCAAAAATTGAATAA
- a CDS encoding heavy-metal-associated domain-containing protein: protein MEEKTLSIFNITCGHCVNAIKNELSEIDGVKEVIGSPENKNITVKWDLPATLDKIKAALKEINYPAV from the coding sequence ATGGAAGAAAAAACATTGTCAATTTTCAATATAACCTGCGGCCATTGTGTAAATGCGATCAAAAATGAATTGAGCGAGATAGATGGGGTCAAAGAGGTAATTGGATCTCCCGAAAACAAAAATATTACGGTGAAATGGGATCTCCCGGCAACCCTTGATAAGATCAAGGCGGCCCTGAAAGAAATCAACTATCCCGCCGTGTAA
- a CDS encoding multicopper oxidase domain-containing protein, with protein sequence MINRRKFLQLSSAGALGCLAGVPGGFLNLPVASAATAISPAFVPDVEIALTAAPDQAQIMAGRPTHVWKYTGKLLRGKQDNMTNNDNTYLGPTIRIQKGQKVRIHFQNRIPDPSIIHWHGLHVPADMDGHPRYVIPRGENYVYEFEVRNRAGMYWYHPHPHGRTGHQVYGGLAGLFIVSDDEEKSVALPADPYDIPLVIQDRIFDGNNQLSYPVQNMMERMTGLLGDRILVNGKPEYTLSVATRAYRLRLLNGSNSRVYKLAWEDGSPLVVIGSDGGLLEKPVQKNYVMLGPAERIELWADFSKYPVGSDPAMVSLSFDAGTLNGGGRGRGMMGGSALLPNGYPFTVFKVQVDRKEKETLVLPQRFSAIQRYQESAAVNSGSPRTFRLLLNHMNWTINGRTFRMEEVADDEIVQLNTLDVWEFVNEPGGMGMMGAMDMPHPIHIHGMQFQVLGRSGVKHRGYVDEGWKDTVLLMPGERVKLLVRFEDYPGLFLYHCHNLEHEDMGMMRNYYVRKI encoded by the coding sequence ATGATCAATCGACGAAAGTTCTTACAACTTAGCTCTGCGGGAGCATTGGGCTGTTTAGCTGGTGTTCCCGGGGGATTTTTAAACCTTCCCGTCGCATCTGCGGCAACGGCAATCAGCCCGGCGTTTGTTCCGGATGTTGAGATCGCTTTGACAGCAGCCCCGGACCAGGCTCAGATCATGGCCGGCAGGCCGACTCACGTGTGGAAGTATACGGGCAAACTGTTGAGGGGAAAACAAGACAACATGACCAACAACGACAACACATATCTGGGGCCCACCATCCGGATTCAAAAGGGACAGAAAGTCCGGATCCATTTTCAAAATAGAATACCTGACCCGTCCATTATCCACTGGCATGGCCTGCATGTCCCGGCCGACATGGACGGGCACCCCCGCTATGTCATCCCCCGCGGCGAAAACTACGTTTATGAATTTGAGGTGCGCAATCGCGCCGGCATGTACTGGTATCACCCTCATCCCCATGGTCGCACCGGCCACCAGGTATACGGCGGCCTGGCCGGACTTTTTATTGTTTCCGATGACGAAGAAAAGTCCGTCGCATTGCCGGCGGACCCATATGACATCCCCCTGGTTATTCAGGACCGCATTTTTGACGGCAATAATCAACTGTCATACCCCGTCCAGAATATGATGGAACGGATGACCGGTCTGTTGGGAGATCGCATCCTGGTGAATGGAAAACCGGAATACACGCTGTCGGTGGCCACCCGGGCATACCGTCTGCGCCTCCTCAACGGATCCAATTCCCGCGTCTACAAGCTTGCCTGGGAAGACGGCAGCCCCCTCGTGGTGATCGGAAGCGACGGCGGTCTGCTGGAAAAGCCGGTTCAAAAAAATTACGTCATGCTGGGACCGGCGGAGCGGATTGAACTCTGGGCCGACTTCAGCAAATATCCGGTGGGATCTGACCCGGCCATGGTGAGCCTGTCCTTTGATGCGGGCACCTTGAACGGCGGCGGAAGGGGACGCGGCATGATGGGAGGCAGCGCCCTGCTACCGAACGGGTACCCTTTTACCGTGTTCAAGGTACAGGTCGACCGCAAGGAAAAAGAAACTCTGGTTTTGCCCCAGCGATTTTCAGCTATCCAGCGCTACCAGGAGAGTGCCGCGGTCAATTCCGGCTCCCCCCGCACATTCCGTCTGCTTTTGAATCATATGAACTGGACCATTAATGGTCGCACATTCCGTATGGAAGAAGTCGCAGATGACGAAATCGTGCAGTTAAACACCCTCGATGTCTGGGAGTTTGTTAACGAACCCGGCGGGATGGGAATGATGGGGGCCATGGACATGCCCCACCCCATTCATATCCACGGCATGCAGTTCCAGGTTCTGGGTCGCAGCGGCGTGAAACACCGCGGCTATGTGGACGAAGGCTGGAAGGATACCGTCTTGCTGATGCCCGGCGAGCGGGTTAAGCTGCTGGTCCGATTCGAGGACTATCCCGGCCTGTTCCTGTATCACTGCCACAATCTGGAGCATGAAGATATGGGCATGATGCGTAATTATTATGTCAGAAAAATATGA
- a CDS encoding EamA family transporter: protein MLGSLFALLSAMSFALNAIFLRRAVIIVVDISVGILISVSMAVPLLFLVIAFTGQIHTLLNFTWQGYVWLSLAGIVHFVFGRTLNYKCIQLVGANIANILSRSDILISVVIGVTVLREPLGWGLGIGVFLILTGITLTGLNSQRTQKSSESLYRIPARAFVLGLGAGVSWGVAPIFVKLGLDGIGSPVAGAFVSFVAATAILSLSLLKQKTRISISATSGRAAGFFFAAGFLSFVANFVRYIALDLAPASVVTPLASTVPVFVLIFSFAFNRKLEIFNPRVVIGAISVVIGTLFLV, encoded by the coding sequence ATGCTCGGCTCCCTCTTTGCACTGCTGTCGGCCATGTCATTTGCACTGAATGCGATTTTTCTTCGCCGCGCGGTCATTATCGTTGTCGATATCAGCGTCGGCATCCTCATCAGCGTCTCCATGGCGGTGCCGCTGCTGTTTCTCGTCATTGCATTTACCGGCCAGATTCACACCCTCCTGAACTTTACCTGGCAAGGGTATGTCTGGCTGTCACTGGCAGGGATTGTTCATTTTGTATTCGGCCGCACCTTAAATTATAAATGCATCCAGCTGGTGGGCGCAAATATCGCCAACATCCTCAGCCGTTCGGATATCCTGATATCCGTTGTGATCGGCGTTACGGTTCTGCGGGAACCTTTGGGCTGGGGCCTGGGGATCGGCGTTTTTCTGATCTTAACGGGAATCACCCTGACCGGTTTAAACTCCCAGCGAACTCAAAAATCCTCTGAATCTCTCTACCGGATCCCGGCCAGAGCGTTTGTCTTGGGACTCGGTGCGGGGGTGTCGTGGGGGGTGGCCCCCATCTTCGTCAAATTGGGACTTGACGGCATCGGATCCCCTGTTGCAGGCGCCTTTGTATCATTTGTTGCGGCAACGGCTATTTTAAGCCTTTCACTTCTGAAACAAAAAACACGTATTTCTATTTCCGCTACCTCGGGAAGGGCGGCCGGGTTCTTCTTTGCCGCCGGGTTTTTGAGTTTTGTCGCAAATTTTGTCCGTTATATTGCCCTGGATCTGGCGCCGGCAAGCGTGGTTACCCCTTTGGCTTCCACCGTGCCTGTTTTTGTGCTTATTTTTTCGTTTGCATTTAATCGCAAACTGGAGATATTCAATCCCCGGGTGGTGATCGGGGCTATTTCAGTCGTCATCGGGACGCTATTCTTGGTTTAA
- a CDS encoding SPOR domain-containing protein, translating to MTESNKDVDKKLKTSAKPGGSPPAKGDKTDTDTAKTKGLLDELDSKLDDLFGFDEKEAEEAEDHQIIKSPFDDIKETSTVPKTADPVKDKAEEVKTVAPSPPAAPPKKEADASAPGKIAPAATDSIKTTVQKQKEPLPSIKKAQSAPIAKAPTVGKKPQPSPVEKSKPAPIAVPDSKAPKTPTVKPAAPAPQKPEIKPVGKSVSGQIKQKPLELGSFQPIHPNEIEESRKKTDSSKPTKAETADKLKTKSDLPGKLQIKEQRPANAAAVKKPADKIPAGKDPKEKPIISKTKSGPRPEKISPIKDIKTPVPAKPVESKKESKKSDPKQGKKKSIVLKLAIGGIILVGGMIALLTFFQTQDPSRQSQPVAAPTVNKIIKPPAKAPETKPTPPTAQTIPKRPEPAVSQPDVPPTATPAHEKKSAPPTTPAKNAADEIKDFLQEWKTAWEKSAGEKGDTDAFMSFYAEGFTSNGLDKNKWRRNKAEKNRRKAWIRITLDKINIIGPLGNGRYEARFTQAYQSSNYADTSNQVLVLQKEASDWKIIGTNPQTSTSSYPYSLHDGSYRTLTATREAIEAYRKMGLEAYWTSVDLGEKGTWYRVFIGYYNNLASARRIIEVKSLTDVRPEETRYANLIGTYASEDDLQPKRRLIAESGYSPYVIMDDNGKLSLYVGAHVSLKNAEKLSDELSARGISSRVVER from the coding sequence TTGACAGAAAGTAACAAAGACGTTGATAAAAAGCTGAAAACCTCCGCCAAACCCGGCGGTTCACCCCCGGCAAAGGGCGATAAGACAGATACCGATACCGCCAAGACGAAAGGCCTCCTGGATGAACTCGATAGCAAGCTGGATGATTTGTTTGGGTTTGACGAAAAAGAAGCCGAAGAGGCTGAAGATCATCAAATAATCAAGTCGCCTTTTGATGATATCAAAGAAACTTCTACCGTCCCTAAAACGGCAGATCCCGTCAAAGACAAGGCGGAGGAGGTCAAAACTGTGGCGCCGTCCCCTCCGGCTGCCCCCCCAAAAAAAGAAGCCGACGCTTCAGCTCCGGGGAAAATTGCACCCGCGGCGACCGATTCTATAAAGACAACCGTTCAAAAGCAGAAAGAGCCCTTACCCTCCATCAAAAAAGCGCAATCAGCGCCCATTGCCAAAGCGCCAACCGTTGGGAAAAAACCACAGCCCTCGCCTGTTGAAAAATCGAAACCGGCACCGATTGCAGTTCCGGATTCCAAAGCCCCGAAAACGCCGACAGTGAAACCGGCAGCACCGGCACCTCAAAAACCTGAAATAAAGCCGGTCGGCAAGAGCGTCTCCGGCCAGATAAAACAGAAACCCTTAGAACTCGGATCCTTTCAACCGATCCACCCCAATGAGATAGAAGAATCGAGAAAGAAAACCGACAGCAGCAAACCGACCAAGGCGGAAACTGCCGACAAGTTAAAAACAAAATCCGACCTGCCCGGTAAGCTCCAGATAAAGGAACAAAGGCCGGCAAACGCAGCAGCGGTGAAAAAACCGGCAGACAAGATTCCCGCCGGTAAGGACCCAAAAGAAAAACCCATCATTTCAAAAACCAAATCTGGCCCAAGGCCTGAAAAAATTTCTCCAATCAAAGACATCAAAACACCGGTCCCGGCCAAACCGGTTGAATCGAAAAAAGAATCGAAAAAATCCGACCCAAAGCAAGGCAAAAAAAAATCTATCGTGCTGAAGCTGGCCATAGGCGGAATCATTCTTGTTGGAGGGATGATCGCTTTGCTCACTTTTTTTCAAACTCAAGATCCGTCCCGCCAGAGTCAACCCGTTGCAGCGCCGACAGTTAATAAAATTATAAAACCGCCCGCAAAGGCTCCTGAAACAAAACCAACTCCGCCAACCGCGCAAACCATTCCAAAACGGCCCGAACCCGCTGTAAGCCAACCTGACGTTCCCCCTACTGCAACCCCGGCTCATGAGAAAAAATCGGCACCGCCGACCACGCCTGCCAAAAATGCCGCCGATGAAATAAAAGATTTTTTACAAGAATGGAAAACAGCCTGGGAAAAGAGCGCGGGAGAAAAAGGAGACACGGACGCCTTTATGTCTTTTTACGCCGAAGGTTTTACCTCAAACGGCCTCGACAAAAACAAATGGCGGCGGAACAAGGCTGAAAAAAACCGGAGAAAAGCGTGGATCCGTATTACACTGGACAAAATCAATATAATTGGCCCCCTGGGAAACGGCCGATATGAGGCCAGGTTTACCCAGGCCTATCAATCCTCGAATTATGCAGACACTTCAAACCAGGTCCTTGTCCTGCAAAAAGAGGCCTCCGACTGGAAGATTATCGGTACCAACCCACAAACATCGACATCCTCCTATCCCTACTCGCTTCATGACGGCTCCTACCGAACCCTGACGGCCACCCGGGAGGCGATTGAAGCCTATCGTAAAATGGGATTGGAAGCCTACTGGACATCGGTGGACCTGGGAGAAAAGGGAACTTGGTATCGCGTTTTTATCGGTTACTATAACAATCTGGCATCAGCCCGGAGAATTATAGAAGTTAAATCGCTAACGGATGTCCGGCCCGAAGAAACCCGATATGCAAACCTGATCGGCACTTATGCCTCTGAAGACGATTTGCAACCCAAGCGCCGGCTGATTGCGGAAAGTGGTTACTCGCCCTATGTCATTATGGATGACAACGGCAAACTGAGTTTGTATGTGGGCGCCCATGTCAGCTTGAAAAACGCTGAAAAACTCTCCGACGAATTAAGCGCGAGGGGGATTTCTTCGCGGGTAGTCGAACGCTGA